From Pan troglodytes isolate AG18354 chromosome 9, NHGRI_mPanTro3-v2.0_pri, whole genome shotgun sequence, the proteins below share one genomic window:
- the OR10G7 gene encoding olfactory receptor 10G7, translating to MSNASLLTAFILMGLPHVQALDAPLFGVFLVVYVLTVLGNLLILLVIRVDSHLHTPMYYFLTNLSFIDMWFSTVTVPKMLMTLVSPSGRAISFHSCVAQLYFFHFLGSTECFLYTVMSYDRYLAISYPLRYTSMMSGSRCALLATGTWLSGSLHSAVQTIMTFHLPYCGPNQIQHYFCDAPPILKLACADTSANEMVIFVNIGVVASGCFVLIVLSYVSIVCSILRIRTSEGRHRAFQTCASHCIVVLCFFGPGLFIYLRPGSRDALHGVVAVFYTTLTPLFNPVVYTLRNKEVKKALLKLKNGSVFAQGE from the coding sequence ATGTCCAACGCCAGCCTCCTGACAGCGTTCATCCTCATGGGCCTTCCCCATGTCCAAGCGCTGGACGCCCCCCTCTTTGGAGTCTTCCTGGTGGTTTACGTGCTCACTGTGCTGGGGAACCTCCTCATCCTGCTGGTGATCAGGGTGGATTCTcacctccacacccccatgtactACTTCCTCACCAACCTGTCCTTTATTGACATGTGGTTCTCCACTGTCACGGtgcccaaaatgctgatgacCTTGGTGTCCCCAAGCGGCAGGGCTATCTCCTTCCACAGCTGCGTGGCTCAGCTCTATTTTTTCCACTTCCTGGGGAGCACCGAGTGTTTCCTCTACACAGTCATGTCCTATGATCGCTACTTGGCCATCAGTTACCCGCTCAGGTACACCAGCATGATGAGTGGGAGCAGGTGTGCCCTCCTGGCCACTGGCACTTGGCTCAGTGGCTCTCTGCACTCTGCTGTCCAGACCATAATGACTTTCCATTTGCCCTACTGTGGACCCAACCAGATCCAGCACTACTTCTGTGACGCACCGCCCATCCTGAAACTGGCCTGTGCAGACACCTCAGCCAACGAGATGGTCATCTTTGTGAATATTGGGGTAGTGGCCTCGGGCTGCTTTGTCCTGATAGTGCTGTCCTATGTGTCCATCGTCTGTTCCATCCTGCGGATCCGCACCTCAGAGGGGAGGCACAGAGCCTTTCAGACCTGTGCCTCCCACTGTATCGTGGTCCTTTGCTTCTTTGGCCCTGGTCTTTTCATTTACCTGAGGCCAGGCTCCAGGGACGCCTTGCATGGGGTTGTGGCCGTTTTCTACACCACGCTGACTCCTCTTTTCAACCCTGTTGTGTACACCCTGAGAAACAAGGAGGTAAAGAAAGCTCTGTTGAAGCTGAAAAATGGGTCAGTATTCGCTCAGGGTGAATAG